In the Clostridium sporogenes genome, one interval contains:
- a CDS encoding aspartyl-phosphate phosphatase Spo0E family protein, giving the protein MNNLQLKALNLKIYYLKQYLYTLIEKHDLSNSEVIQCSKELDKLIVEYENKKYKNLYLKNNHR; this is encoded by the coding sequence ATGAATAATTTACAATTAAAAGCTTTAAATTTAAAAATTTATTATCTTAAACAATATTTATATACCTTAATAGAAAAACATGATTTATCTAATTCTGAAGTAATACAGTGTAGTAAAGAATTGGACAAGCTTATTGTGGAATATGAAAATAAAAAATATAAAAATTTATATTTAAAAAATAACCACAGATAA
- the glpX gene encoding class II fructose-bisphosphatase produces the protein MLNTDIAMGLARVTEAAALSASKFMGRGDKNAADQAAVDGMHKAFQIMPVRGKVVIGEGELDEAPMLYIGEEVGIGAKDMIEMDIAVDPVDGTKLIAKGLENAIAVVAMGPKGSLFHAPDMYMKKIAVGSGAKGAIDINKSPKENILNVARALNKDVTELTVIVQERDRHDYIVKDAREVGARVKLFGEGDVAAVLACGFEDTGVDIMMGTGGAPEGVIAAAAIKCMGGEMQAQLCPTSQEEIERCKNMGIEDHKAILYIDDLVKSDDVYFAATAITDCDLLKGVVYSRNEKAITNSIVMRSKTGTIRFIKACHNLAKSAIVVE, from the coding sequence ATGCTAAATACAGATATTGCTATGGGACTTGCTAGAGTAACAGAAGCAGCAGCGTTAAGTGCATCAAAATTTATGGGCAGAGGAGATAAAAACGCAGCGGATCAAGCAGCTGTGGATGGAATGCATAAAGCTTTTCAAATAATGCCTGTAAGAGGTAAGGTTGTTATAGGAGAAGGAGAATTAGATGAGGCTCCTATGTTATATATAGGTGAGGAAGTTGGAATTGGTGCAAAAGATATGATAGAAATGGATATAGCTGTAGATCCAGTAGATGGAACTAAACTTATAGCAAAGGGATTAGAAAATGCCATAGCTGTGGTGGCTATGGGTCCTAAAGGAAGTTTATTTCATGCACCGGATATGTATATGAAGAAGATAGCTGTAGGATCAGGAGCTAAGGGAGCTATAGATATAAACAAATCACCTAAAGAAAATATATTAAATGTAGCTAGAGCTTTAAATAAAGATGTAACAGAGCTCACAGTTATAGTTCAAGAAAGAGATAGACATGATTATATAGTAAAAGATGCAAGAGAAGTGGGAGCTAGAGTTAAACTTTTTGGAGAAGGAGATGTAGCAGCCGTATTAGCTTGTGGATTTGAAGACACTGGAGTTGATATAATGATGGGAACTGGTGGAGCACCAGAAGGTGTTATAGCAGCTGCCGCTATAAAATGTATGGGTGGTGAAATGCAAGCCCAACTTTGCCCAACTAGCCAAGAAGAAATAGAAAGATGTAAAAATATGGGGATAGAAGATCATAAAGCTATACTTTATATAGATGATTTAGTAAAAAGTGATGATGTTTATTTTGCAGCTACAGCAATAACAGATTGTGATTTGTTAAAGGGTGTAGTTTATAGTAGAAATGAAAAAGCTATTACAAATTCTATAGTTATGAGATCTAAAACTGGAACTATTAGATTTATTAAAGCCTGCCATAATTTAGCTAAGAGTGCTATAGTAGTTGAATAA
- a CDS encoding DUF896 domain-containing protein, whose translation MGMKKLIERINFLYKKSKEEGLTEEEKIEQQKLRREYIDIIKGNVKVQLEGVEKIPTPNRKN comes from the coding sequence ATGGGTATGAAAAAGCTTATAGAAAGAATTAATTTTTTATATAAAAAAAGTAAAGAAGAAGGACTTACAGAAGAGGAAAAAATAGAACAACAAAAATTAAGAAGAGAATACATAGATATAATAAAAGGAAATGTAAAAGTTCAACTAGAAGGAGTTGAAAAGATTCCAACTCCTAACAGAAAAAACTAA
- the hprK gene encoding HPr(Ser) kinase/phosphatase → MVRVKDLIKDMELEVVVEGLKNNIIDVSDINRPGLQFSGFYNYFANERVQVVGKTEWSFLDVMKTELRVKRLNKFFEFKTPCTIITRNLEAHDEFINSAKEKGQWVLRTDKISTRFISSLMSYLDEKLAPETRMHGVLLDVYGIGILITGESGIGKTETALELIKRGHRLVADDAVDIKEVNGILIGTSPSITSGMMEVRGMGIIDVAALYGLSSILDDKKIDLMINLEQWKKEKSYDRLGVDKEYIDILNIPIRKLTVPIRPGRNLAVIIEAAAANYRYTLVTKNCPVDIINERISKEAAGLKENE, encoded by the coding sequence TTGGTTAGAGTAAAAGATTTAATAAAAGATATGGAATTGGAAGTAGTAGTAGAGGGATTAAAAAATAATATTATAGATGTTAGTGATATCAATAGACCTGGTCTTCAATTTTCAGGGTTTTACAATTATTTTGCTAATGAGAGGGTGCAGGTAGTTGGAAAAACAGAGTGGAGTTTCTTAGATGTAATGAAAACAGAACTCAGAGTTAAAAGGTTAAATAAATTTTTTGAATTTAAAACTCCATGTACTATAATAACTAGAAATTTAGAAGCACATGATGAATTTATAAATAGTGCTAAAGAAAAAGGTCAATGGGTTTTAAGGACTGATAAGATATCTACAAGATTTATAAGTTCTTTAATGTCCTATTTAGATGAAAAATTAGCTCCAGAAACTAGAATGCATGGCGTACTTTTAGATGTATATGGCATCGGTATACTTATTACAGGAGAGAGTGGTATTGGAAAAACAGAAACAGCTTTAGAACTTATAAAGAGAGGTCATAGATTAGTAGCGGATGATGCAGTGGATATTAAAGAGGTAAATGGAATACTAATAGGAACATCTCCGTCTATTACTTCAGGAATGATGGAAGTTAGGGGGATGGGTATAATAGATGTAGCAGCTCTTTATGGATTAAGTTCTATATTAGATGATAAAAAAATTGATTTGATGATTAATTTAGAACAATGGAAAAAGGAAAAGAGTTACGATAGATTAGGCGTGGATAAGGAGTATATAGACATATTAAATATACCGATTAGAAAACTTACTGTTCCTATAAGACCAGGGAGAAATTTAGCTGTAATAATAGAAGCTGCTGCAGCAAACTATAGATATACTTTAGTTACAAAAAATTGTCCAGTAGATATAATAAATGAAAGAATTAGTAAGGAGGCCGCTGGTTTAAAAGAAAATGAATAA
- a CDS encoding 5-formyltetrahydrofolate cyclo-ligase, with protein MNNKAILREKIINMRKLLTLEEKVKKDIKIKKRLYESLLYKNSSLIFIYVSLNNEINTHDIIKESLKNGKRICVPKVISIKEGMEVLEIKEFSELAECGSYKILEPKNFENKVDPKEIDLAILPGLAFDNEGGRLGYGGGFYDRFLPKLKNEIPKIALAYDFQVIDSVPKDFHDILVDEVITDY; from the coding sequence ATGAATAATAAAGCTATTTTAAGAGAAAAGATTATAAATATGAGGAAGCTTTTAACTTTAGAAGAAAAAGTTAAAAAGGATATTAAAATAAAAAAGAGGCTTTACGAAAGTTTATTATATAAAAATTCAAGTCTTATATTTATATATGTAAGTTTAAATAATGAAATTAATACCCATGATATTATAAAGGAAAGTTTGAAAAATGGGAAAAGGATATGTGTACCTAAAGTTATATCTATAAAAGAAGGAATGGAAGTCTTAGAAATAAAGGAGTTTTCAGAACTTGCAGAGTGTGGGTCATATAAAATATTAGAACCTAAAAATTTTGAAAATAAAGTAGATCCTAAAGAGATAGATTTGGCTATTTTACCTGGTTTAGCTTTTGATAATGAAGGCGGTAGATTAGGCTATGGTGGAGGATTTTATGATAGATTTCTGCCTAAATTAAAAAATGAAATTCCTAAAATAGCTTTAGCTTATGATTTCCAGGTGATAGATAGTGTACCTAAAGATTTTCATGATATATTAGTAGATGAAGTTATAACAGATTACTAA
- a CDS encoding magnesium transporter CorA family protein, producing MIIFDLLNDFEEIKGDFTLGKSYYWILVHSQDLNSLKDKLNLKEENIKECENYTQGAQINFYKDYIFIILNLLNYDKVVEANEINIFLSKDYIITVYKERLNLIEEILDDIKECRNCFLLKENPKPFILLYYIIDRIIIKNYEVIATLETEADKIEIDILKEPKHEHIDEIIYLRRQVYRIRKYITPLRYIGDSLISNDNAMIEEECVKYCITLNNKIEKLMVALETLVQDLSLVREAFESEISNKTNELMKVFTLIATIFLPASLITSIYGMNFDNLPPMQHPKGCLYVLGFTFVISLFLVYLFKRKKWL from the coding sequence ATGATAATTTTTGATTTGTTAAATGATTTCGAAGAGATTAAAGGCGACTTTACACTGGGAAAAAGCTATTATTGGATATTGGTTCATTCACAGGATTTAAATAGCTTAAAGGATAAACTAAATTTAAAGGAAGAAAATATAAAGGAATGTGAGAATTATACTCAAGGAGCACAAATAAACTTCTATAAAGATTATATATTTATTATTTTAAATTTATTAAATTATGATAAGGTTGTAGAAGCAAATGAAATAAATATATTTTTAAGCAAGGATTATATAATAACAGTTTATAAAGAAAGATTAAATTTAATAGAAGAAATATTGGATGATATCAAGGAATGCAGAAATTGTTTTTTACTTAAAGAAAATCCTAAACCATTCATTTTACTGTATTATATTATAGATAGAATAATAATTAAAAATTATGAAGTTATAGCTACTTTGGAAACTGAAGCAGATAAGATAGAGATAGATATATTAAAAGAACCAAAGCATGAACATATAGATGAAATAATTTATTTAAGAAGACAGGTTTATAGAATAAGAAAATATATAACACCTTTAAGATATATAGGAGATAGTCTTATAAGTAATGATAATGCTATGATAGAAGAAGAATGTGTTAAATATTGTATAACTTTAAATAATAAAATAGAAAAATTAATGGTCGCATTAGAAACTTTGGTACAAGATCTTTCTTTGGTTAGGGAAGCTTTTGAGTCAGAAATATCTAATAAAACTAATGAGTTAATGAAAGTATTTACTTTAATCGCTACTATTTTTTTACCAGCTAGTTTAATTACTAGTATTTATGGAATGAATTTTGATAATCTTCCTCCTATGCAACATCCTAAAGGATGTTTATATGTTCTAGGGTTTACATTTGTTATATCTTTATTTTTAGTTTATTTATTTAAAAGAAAAAAATGGCTATAA
- a CDS encoding aminopeptidase → MEKDLTKNYELAWDKYSEEDLKKVFDLSEKYKNFMSKCKTERECVKEFIVLAEENGYKNLEEIIKNNEKLKPGDKVYANNMDKTLALFVVGEEPMEKGLKILGAHVDSPRLDLKQNPLYEDTDLALFETHYYGGIKKYQWVTLPLSIHGVIVKKDGTKVNVVVGEEESDPVFGVSDLLIHLSADQMDKKAAKVVEGENLNILIGSIPIEDKDAKDRVRKNILRLLNDKYGIDEEDFVSAELEVVPAGKARDYGFDRSMVMAYGHDDRICSYTSFEAMMKMDKVDKTCVTLLVDKEEIGSVGATGMQSKFFENVVAEVVNLTSDNYSDLKLRRCLTNSKMLSSDVSAAFDPNYPSVMEKKNSAYFGKGIVFNKYTGAKGKAGSNDANPEYIAEIRAMMEKHNVSWQTAELGKVDQGGGGTIAYILAQYAMEVIDCGVALHNMHAPWEIASKADIYEAVRGYCAFLLEA, encoded by the coding sequence ATGGAAAAAGATTTAACTAAAAATTATGAATTGGCTTGGGATAAGTATTCCGAGGAAGATCTAAAAAAGGTTTTTGACTTATCAGAAAAATACAAAAACTTCATGTCTAAATGTAAAACAGAAAGAGAATGTGTAAAAGAATTTATAGTTTTAGCAGAAGAAAATGGATACAAAAATTTAGAAGAAATTATAAAAAATAATGAAAAATTAAAACCAGGTGACAAGGTGTATGCAAATAATATGGATAAAACTTTAGCACTATTTGTTGTAGGCGAAGAACCTATGGAAAAAGGCCTTAAAATATTAGGTGCTCACGTAGATTCACCAAGATTAGATTTAAAACAAAATCCTTTATATGAGGATACAGATTTAGCTTTATTTGAGACTCACTATTATGGTGGAATAAAGAAATATCAGTGGGTTACACTACCATTATCTATTCATGGTGTAATAGTTAAAAAAGACGGAACTAAAGTTAATGTAGTAGTAGGAGAAGAAGAATCAGATCCTGTATTTGGAGTATCTGACTTATTAATTCATTTATCAGCAGATCAAATGGATAAAAAGGCTGCTAAAGTAGTAGAGGGAGAAAATTTAAATATACTAATAGGAAGTATACCTATAGAAGATAAAGATGCTAAAGATAGAGTAAGAAAAAATATATTAAGATTATTAAATGATAAATATGGAATAGATGAAGAAGATTTTGTTTCAGCAGAATTAGAGGTAGTTCCAGCAGGAAAAGCTAGAGATTATGGTTTTGATAGAAGTATGGTAATGGCTTATGGTCACGATGATAGAATTTGTTCTTATACTTCTTTTGAAGCTATGATGAAGATGGACAAGGTAGATAAAACTTGTGTTACACTACTAGTAGATAAAGAAGAAATTGGTAGTGTAGGGGCAACTGGCATGCAATCTAAGTTTTTTGAAAATGTAGTAGCAGAAGTAGTAAACTTAACATCAGATAATTATAGTGATCTAAAATTAAGAAGATGCCTTACAAATTCAAAAATGTTATCTTCTGATGTATCTGCAGCCTTTGATCCTAATTATCCATCTGTTATGGAAAAGAAAAATTCAGCTTATTTTGGAAAAGGTATAGTATTTAATAAATATACTGGAGCTAAAGGAAAAGCGGGATCAAATGATGCAAATCCAGAATATATAGCTGAAATAAGAGCTATGATGGAAAAGCATAATGTATCATGGCAAACAGCAGAATTAGGAAAGGTAGATCAAGGTGGTGGAGGAACTATAGCTTACATATTGGCTCAATATGCTATGGAAGTTATAGATTGTGGAGTAGCACTTCATAATATGCATGCACCTTGGGAAATAGCTAGTAAAGCTGATATTTATGAAGCTGTGAGAGGATACTGCGCTTTCTTATTAGAAGCTTAG
- a CDS encoding PHP domain-containing protein — MYIKGDFHTHTNASDGKYSSKELIYLAKEENLDIISVTDHDTTDGIEEALFYGEKLNIKVIPGIELSTTYNNCSVHVLGYFKGNNYKNNLIKDFQKHKKEFRKKRANEIINKLKEHFDIIISFDKIMESTKGVISRPHIAKAIVDAGYNYSWDYIFSNFIGEGCKAYVPNKTISTEEGISLLKKSGAISVLAHPVLIKKINVEDLFKLDFDGVEAIYYMNKLEDTIKLKSLSKKYNKIITGGSDFHGLTKTDGSHPDRIGATTLDQANIEKLLKFIDSV, encoded by the coding sequence ATTTATATAAAAGGCGATTTTCATACCCATACTAATGCTTCTGATGGCAAATATTCATCAAAAGAATTGATTTATCTAGCTAAAGAAGAAAATCTAGATATAATATCTGTAACGGATCATGATACTACAGATGGAATAGAAGAAGCATTATTTTATGGAGAGAAATTAAACATAAAGGTGATTCCAGGAATAGAATTATCCACTACATATAATAACTGCAGTGTCCACGTTTTAGGATATTTTAAAGGAAATAATTATAAAAATAATTTAATAAAAGATTTCCAAAAACACAAAAAAGAATTCAGAAAAAAAAGAGCTAATGAAATAATAAATAAACTAAAAGAACATTTTGATATAATAATAAGTTTTGATAAAATAATGGAATCCACAAAAGGGGTTATTTCGAGACCTCATATTGCAAAAGCAATTGTAGACGCAGGATATAATTATAGCTGGGACTATATATTTTCAAACTTTATTGGTGAAGGCTGCAAAGCTTATGTACCAAATAAAACCATCTCCACTGAAGAAGGTATATCCTTATTAAAGAAATCTGGTGCTATATCAGTCTTAGCCCATCCTGTATTAATAAAGAAAATTAATGTAGAGGATTTATTTAAATTAGATTTTGATGGAGTAGAAGCAATATATTATATGAATAAACTAGAGGATACTATTAAACTTAAAAGCCTATCTAAAAAATATAACAAAATTATAACCGGTGGTTCAGATTTTCACGGATTAACTAAAACTGATGGAAGCCATCCAGATAGAATAGGAGCAACTACTTTAGATCAAGCTAATATAGAAAAACTCTTAAAATTCATAGACTCAGTATAA
- a CDS encoding NAD(P)H-dependent oxidoreductase: MEELFLIIPNPKVSKELTDMIKIFCENFSKVTTIINSDNLLDLKEKKILFTIEVGFSGIDLYMWTFLESLKTKEKDFFYNSTATLLVHSSTELFTKDVCQNLIFITNSLGCRFIGHPIIEATASFKNFLTWQKTLNIPLEKICLNLCHKLGKRLLNYTPKYIKSPKITALYSSPHTFSNTLSLWHMASCKLKEYDINEIQIENGKVQECKGCSYKTCLHYGKQNSCFYGGFMVENILPAINGSDIVVWLCPNYNDAISSNISATINRLTVLYRKASFYDKCLLGVIVSGNSGSDSVAKQLIGALNINKGFLLPPYALLMETANDPKAIFKIPNIEKKAQKFALNIKKINCK; this comes from the coding sequence ATGGAAGAATTATTCCTTATAATACCAAATCCTAAAGTATCTAAAGAGTTAACGGACATGATTAAAATTTTTTGTGAGAACTTTTCTAAAGTTACTACAATAATAAATAGCGATAATTTATTAGACTTAAAGGAGAAAAAAATATTATTTACTATCGAAGTAGGTTTTTCTGGTATAGACTTATATATGTGGACTTTTTTAGAGAGCTTAAAAACTAAAGAAAAAGATTTTTTTTATAATTCTACAGCTACTTTGCTAGTTCACAGCTCTACAGAGCTTTTTACAAAAGATGTATGTCAAAATTTAATATTTATAACCAATTCTTTAGGTTGTAGATTTATAGGTCATCCCATAATTGAAGCAACTGCTTCTTTTAAAAATTTTTTAACTTGGCAAAAAACTTTAAATATACCCTTAGAAAAAATTTGCTTAAATTTATGTCATAAACTTGGAAAAAGACTTTTAAATTATACTCCTAAATATATAAAGTCACCTAAAATAACAGCCCTTTATTCTTCTCCTCATACTTTTTCTAATACATTAAGTCTTTGGCATATGGCTTCATGTAAATTAAAAGAATATGATATAAATGAAATTCAAATAGAAAATGGTAAAGTTCAAGAATGCAAAGGTTGTTCTTATAAAACATGCTTACATTATGGTAAGCAAAATAGTTGCTTTTATGGTGGTTTTATGGTTGAAAATATATTACCGGCTATAAATGGATCTGATATAGTAGTATGGCTATGTCCTAACTATAATGATGCTATTTCATCTAACATATCAGCTACAATAAACAGACTTACTGTACTTTATAGAAAAGCAAGTTTTTATGACAAATGCCTACTTGGAGTAATAGTATCTGGAAACTCTGGAAGTGATTCTGTAGCAAAACAATTAATAGGAGCACTAAATATAAATAAGGGATTTTTGTTGCCACCTTATGCTTTATTGATGGAAACAGCTAATGATCCTAAAGCTATATTCAAAATACCTAATATAGAAAAAAAAGCTCAAAAATTTGCACTAAATATAAAAAAAATCAATTGTAAGTAA
- a CDS encoding lactate dehydrogenase — MNNLNLFYYIIENCIIISKKEENFKKITEKEVSSHKGLMYFLVDLDENNSRRSFLITNTSMLFIKNENLDILIEKYSLIPVPQFIKKAIQEKRLIGINKSYKNWRETLKFNPCQNPKWKINIVGLGDVGGTLITGLRLLGEDCIEEIGIYDKDINKISRWEYECNQIQSPTLNPNLPKIKALNEDEIFNCNMFVFCVSVGVPKIGNESKDVRLVQFEGNSKIVSLYAKLAKEKNFEGIFAVVSDPVDLLCKSALKEGLSPNQIRGYGLGVMNARAAYYAVKYPELKNYHVEGRAFGPHGEGLIIANSIENYDENLSDILTKKTREANLEIRSLGFKPYIAPALSSGSFSLIATIKSQWHYSATFLDGAFMGIKNRFINNTIELETYKNIPSKLLKKLERTHSYLKNF; from the coding sequence TTATAGAAAATTGCATTATAATTTCAAAGAAAGAAGAAAACTTTAAAAAAATAACAGAAAAAGAAGTTTCTTCTCATAAAGGATTAATGTATTTTTTAGTAGATCTAGATGAAAACAATTCTAGAAGAAGCTTTTTAATAACTAATACCTCTATGCTCTTTATAAAAAATGAAAATTTGGATATTTTAATAGAAAAATATTCCCTTATCCCCGTTCCGCAATTTATAAAAAAAGCTATACAAGAAAAAAGGTTAATAGGCATTAATAAATCTTATAAAAATTGGAGAGAAACACTAAAATTTAATCCTTGCCAAAATCCAAAATGGAAAATAAATATAGTAGGATTAGGCGATGTAGGTGGAACATTAATTACAGGTTTAAGACTTTTAGGAGAAGATTGTATAGAGGAAATAGGTATATATGATAAAGATATAAATAAAATAAGTCGATGGGAATATGAATGTAATCAAATTCAAAGTCCTACTTTAAATCCAAATTTACCTAAAATAAAAGCATTAAATGAAGATGAAATTTTCAATTGTAATATGTTCGTATTTTGCGTTTCTGTAGGTGTACCTAAAATAGGAAATGAAAGTAAAGATGTACGATTAGTTCAATTTGAAGGAAATAGTAAAATAGTATCTTTATATGCTAAACTTGCAAAAGAAAAAAATTTTGAAGGTATCTTTGCTGTGGTATCTGATCCAGTAGATCTTTTATGCAAATCAGCTCTAAAAGAAGGTTTATCCCCTAACCAAATTAGAGGATATGGTCTTGGAGTTATGAACGCTAGAGCTGCATATTACGCAGTAAAATATCCTGAACTTAAAAATTATCATGTAGAAGGAAGGGCATTTGGACCTCATGGAGAAGGTCTTATAATAGCAAATAGTATAGAAAATTATGATGAAAATTTATCTGATATTCTAACAAAAAAAACTAGAGAAGCAAATTTAGAAATACGTTCTTTGGGCTTCAAACCCTATATAGCTCCTGCCCTATCTTCTGGAAGTTTTTCTTTAATAGCCACTATAAAATCTCAGTGGCATTATAGTGCCACATTTTTAGATGGTGCTTTTATGGGAATTAAAAATAGATTTATAAACAATACTATAGAACTAGAAACCTATAAAAATATACCCTCTAAATTGCTAAAAAAATTAGAAAGAACCCATAGCTATTTAAAGAATTTTTAA